A part of Haliotis asinina isolate JCU_RB_2024 chromosome 10, JCU_Hal_asi_v2, whole genome shotgun sequence genomic DNA contains:
- the LOC137297624 gene encoding vacuolar protein sorting-associated protein 16 homolog encodes MATADWSPLGSIYYRKCELYSMEWSGLVDLSKCTVAAAPYGGPIALMRDESKSGRVTTNVKPIISVYNTAGKLLSQLRWNSGHVIQIGWTVTEELLCVQDDGVVLVYDIFLNFKRTFGMGQEAKDVKLLDCKIFNSFQGTGIAVMTTAFRIFLITNAEDPRVRKLAEVPGLNSLPSSWTIINIERKSLALVAKNDQLFLVDHGGQYQEQSPEVESEVEAYVAMALSFNNKYLALFTQTGMIWIGSSDLQKCYCEFNTKSKSPPNQLAWCGNGAVVAMWDKLMVVVGPDKDWIKYNFDSPVSLVQEEDGLRIFGDDVHEFLQKVPAVTEQIFKIGSMEPGAMLFEASREFQKRSQKADEYVRMIKDKLDIAVDQCIEAAGNEIEPNKQKLLLRAASFGKCFLTDYRPEAFVNMCQMLRVLNQVRHHSVGIPLTYLQLEHLSMPVLIDRLVLRKFFCLAIKICQYLKIPDAEGTSRILAHWACYKVQQKHEEEDTLAKAISQKLLDVPGVSFSEIASQALDQGRKQLAIKLLEYEPKASEQVPLLLKMDQDHTALAKAIDSGDSDLVYTVLLRLKEKLQSSGDFLMTIRTMPIAYSLYIQFCKQQNPKLVEDLYYQEDNFLDNGNCKVVRSFQEEMLEDRLKRLEDAQNCYSRAKNDFAAKQTEDQIKLLKFQRRLEEEYNKPYVDLSLHQTIYKLTVEQINKPAEQLRKEFKVPEKRYWLLRINALAEAGDWGELEKFSRTKKPPVGMEVFVEACVKLHNKQEAQRYMNRVAPDKKVKCLLKLGNLKAAAEAAFENRNEDELNTVLSRVSLMDKQLAESIRAMRNELGKK; translated from the exons ATGGCTACTGCCGACTGGAGTCCTCTTGGTTCGATATATTACAG AAAATGCGAGTTATACTCTATGGAATGGAGTGGTCTGGTGGATCTGTCAAAATGTACAGTGGCTGCAGCGCCATACGGTGGACCCATTG CCCTTATGAGGGATGAGAGCAAGTCCGGCAGGGTGACAACAAATGTCAAGCCCATCATCAGTGTTTACAATACTGCAGGGAAACTTCTCAGTCAACTCAGG tggAACAGTGGCCATGTGATACAGATAGGCTGGACAGTGACGGAGGAGTTGCTGTGTGTGCAGGATGATGGAGTTGTGCTGGTGTATGACATTTTCCTCAACTTCAAGAGAACATTTGGGATGGGACAG GAAGCAAAGGATGTGAAACTCTTAGACTGCAAAATATTTAACAGTTTCCAAGGCACTGGAATCGCTGTCATGACAACAGCATTCAGGATATTCCTTATCACCAATGCTGAAGATCCCCGTGTCAGGAAGCTGGCTGAAGTCCCAG gccTGAACTCTCTCCCCAGTAGCTGGACCATCATCAACATAGAGCGGAAGTCTCTAGCCCTTGTTGCCAAGAATGACCAACTCTTCCTTGTAGATCATGGAGGACAATATCAGGAGCAG TCGCCAGAGGTTGAATCTGAGGTCGAGGCATATGTTGCCATGGCACTGTCCTTCAACAACAAGTATCTTGCTCTCTTCACACAGACTGGGATGATATGGATTGGCTCGTCAGACTTACAG aaGTGTTATTGTGAATTCAACACCAAATCAAAGTCTCCGCCAAATCAACTTGCCTG GTGTGGCAATGGTGCTGTAGTGGCGATGTGGGACAAGCTGATGGTTGTGGTCGGTCCAGACAAAGACTGGATCAA ATACAACTTTGACAGCCCAGTCTCTCTAGTACAGGAGGAAGATGGACTGAGGATATTTGGGGATGATGTTCATGAATTTCTCCAGAAAGTACCAG CTGTGACTGAGCAGATCTTCAAGATTGGATCCATGGAGCCTGGAGCCATGTTGTTTGAAGCATCAAGGGAGTTCCAG AAACGCAGCCAGAAAGCTGATGAGTATGTGAGGATGATCAAGGACAAACTGGATATTGCAGTGGACCAGTGTATAGAAGCAGCTGGGAATGAGATTGAACCAAATAAACAGAAATTACTACTTAGG GCTGCTTCATTTGGTAAATGCTTCTTGACGGACTACCGACCAGAGGCGTTTGTGAACATGTGTCAGATGCTGAGAGTCTTGAACCAAGTCAGACATCATTCTGTTGGTATTCCACTTACATACTTACA ACTGGAGCACCTGTCTATGCCGGTGCTCATAGATCGACTAGTTCTGCGGAAGTTCTTCTGTCTGGCTATCAAGATCTGTCAGTATCTGAAGATTCCAGATGCAGAGGGCACCAGCAGAATACTGGCACACTGGGCTTGCTACAAG GTGCAACAGAAGCATGAGGAGGAGGACACTCTGGCTAAAGCCATTTCCCAGAAGCTGCTGGATGTACCAGGGGTGTCCTTCTCAGAGATTGCCAGCCAGGCTCTGGACCAGGGCAGGAAACAGCTTGCCATCAAG CTGCTGGAGTATGAGCCTAAAGCATCTGAGCAGGTTCCTCTGTTGCTCAAGATGGACCAGGATCATACAGCCCTTGCTAAGGCCATTGACAGTGGAGATAGTGATTTAG tatatactgtgcTGTTACGACTGAAGGAGAAGCTTCAGAGCAGTGGAGACTTCCTCATGACAATACGAACCATGCCTATTGCCTACTCCCTCTATATACAG TTCTGCAAGCAGCAGAACCCAAAGCTGGTGGAGGACCTGTACTACCAGGAGGACAACTTCCTGGACAATGGTAACTGCAAGGTCGTCAGGAGCTTCCAGGAGGAG ATGCTGGAGGACAGGCTGAAGCGACTGGAGGATGCCCAGAACTGCTACAGCAGGGCCAAGAATGACTTTGCTGCAAAG CAAACGGAGGACCAGATCAAGCTACTCAAGTTCCAGCGGCGTCTGGAGGAGGAATACAACAAGCCATATGTAGACTTGTCCCTCCACCAGACCATCTACAAGTTGACAGTGGAGCAGATCAACAAACCTGCAGAGCAGCTACGCAAGGAGTTCAAGGTTCCAGAGAAACG GTACTGGCTACTGCGTATCAATGCCCTGGCAGAGGCAGGAGACTGGGGCGAGCTGGAGAAGTTCTCACGGACAAAGAAACCACCTGTTGGTATGGAG